Proteins encoded within one genomic window of Eurosta solidaginis isolate ZX-2024a chromosome 1, ASM4086904v1, whole genome shotgun sequence:
- the LOC137236497 gene encoding general odorant-binding protein 84a-like, with protein MSLKRYGNTLCFLKLALLLFCIVQTANAQSTVNGQNDQMATDTATSMGRRGDGEQGFNFTEVVKECNSSFTIPLEYMQQFNETAELPNTTDKTGMCFLRCYMETTGIIRNWKLNRSLIRKTMWPATGDSIPVCEKEGANETCPCKRSYAIAKCLMIRAIVDAPSKPIV; from the exons atgtcactTAAACGCTATGGCAACACTCTATGTTTTTTAAAACTTGCATTGTTGCTATTTTGCATTGTGCAAACAGCAAATGCGCAATCGACTGTGAATGGACAAAATGATCAGATGGCTACGGACACGGCCACCTCTATGGGGCGGAGAGGCGACGGTGAGCAAGGTTTCAATTTCACCGAAGTAGTAAAAGAATGCAACTCGAGTTTTACTATACCATTGG AGTACATGCAGCAATTCAATGAAACGGCAGAATTACCCAACACCACCGATAAAACGGGCATG TGTTTCTTGCGCTGTTATATGGAAACAACTGGTATAATTCGTAATTGGAAATTGAATCGTTCCTTAATTAGGAAAACAATGTGGCCAGCGACCGGAGACTCAATTCCCGTTTGTGAAAAGGAAGGGG cGAATGAAACTTGCCCATGCAAACGTTCCTACGCTATTGCTAAATGCCTCATGATACGCGCTATTGTGGATGCCCCCAGCAAGCCGATAGTTTGA